A single genomic interval of Gouania willdenowi chromosome 22, fGouWil2.1, whole genome shotgun sequence harbors:
- the gpr135 gene encoding G-protein coupled receptor 135 translates to MDSPVSSAQQGPSVPSTTPEPSEHSFITSVPRVVSIVTSLVTATAEATVQVTGNLSILRELHPLQQAATPSMLNATDGQTVVHGLSVAAQALVLLSIFLLSSLGNSAVVIVIIKHRQLRTVTNAFIMSLSLSDVLTALLCLPFSFVMLFSKDGTWMFGEAFCVANGFFNTCSGIISTLTMTLISFDRYYSIVRRPQAKIGRQKAAQLLVAVWLSAVLFSLPWYLLSRSPPKVHKQGFYHCMYVFHSASSRTGTTYSICLIVVCYLLPFALMCFCHYNICKTVRLSEIRVRPVTTYAYLLRFYSEMRTATTVLIMIVFIIFCWGPYCLMGLVTAIGNYTFNPAMDMVAIWLAWANGAINPLIYAMRNPNISMLLGRSREDGYRTRNISAYFSSQTHNRDVCLNQAERIRDRYVNRVGVNNNSRLASSSPGKVMGGEVAMWACKNPAVFFCREAQRDTATQPDSHSSVRVKTVDTSL, encoded by the exons ATGGATTCACCAGTGAGCTCAGCCCAGCAGGGCCCCAGTGTTCCCAGTACAACACCAGAGCCCTCAGAACACAGCTTCATCACCTCAGTGCCAAG GGTTGTTTCCATAGTAACCAGCCTGGTGACAGCCACTGCCGAGGCAACAGTACAGGTGACAGGAAACCTGTCAATCCTCAGGGAGCTCCACCCCCTCCAGCAGGCGGCGACGCCCTCCATGCTGAACGCCACAGACGGTCAGACGGTGGTGCATGGACTCTCGGTGGCCGCTCAGGCCCTCGTCCTCCTCTCCATCTTCCTCCTGTCCAGTCTGGGAAACTCTGCCGTGGTCATTGTGATCATCAAGCACCGACAGCTGCGCACAGTGACCAACGCCTTCATCATGTCGCTGTCGCTGTCGGACGTGCTCACCGCTCTCCTGTGTCTGCCGTTCTCCTTCGTCATGCTATTCAGTAAGGACGGGACGTGGATGTTTGGAGAAGCTTTCTGTGTCGCTAATGGCTTTTTCAACACCTGCTCTGGGATTATTTCCACCTTGACTATGACTCTGATTTCCTTCGACAGGTATTATTCCATCGTCAGACGACCACAGGCTAAAATAGGACGTCAGAAAGCCGCTCAGCTGTTGGTGGCGGTGTGGTTGAGCGCGGTGCTTTTCTCTTTGCCGTGGTACCTGTTGTCCAGGTCTCCTCCTAAAGTCCATAAGCAGGGTTTCTACCACTGTATGTATGTGTTCCACTCAGCGTCGTCTCGCACTGGGACCACCTACAGCATCTGTCTGATTGTTGTTTGCTACTTACTGCCCTTTGCTCTCATGTGCTTTTGTCATTACAACATATGTAAGACTGTGCGTCTGTCTGAAATACGTGTCAGGCCCGTGACCACCTATGCTTACTTACTGAGGTTCTACAGTGAGATGCGGACTGCCACCACAGTCCTAATTATGATCGTTTTCATCATATTCTGCTGGGGGCCGTACTGTTTAATGGGGCTGGTTACAGCCATAGGAAACTACACTTTTAACCCCGCGATGGACATGGTGGCCATCTGGTTGGCCTGGGCCAACGGAGCCATCAACCCTCTAATATACGCCATGAGGAACCCCAACATATCCATGTTATTAGGGCGTAGCAGAGAGGACGGCTATCGGACCCGCAATATCTCTGCATACTTCTCCAGTCAGACTCACAATCGGGACGTGTGCTTGAATCAGGCAGAGAGGATCAGAGACCGCTACGTGAACCGTGTCGGGGTTAACAACAACAGCCGCTTAGCCAGCTCCAGTCCTGGAAAAGTGATGGGAGGAGAAGTAGCGATGTGGGCGTGTAAGAACCCGGCTGTGTTCTTCTGCAGGGAGGCACAACGAGACACTGCGACACAGCCCGACTCACACAGCTCTGTGAGAGTGAAAACAGTTGATACCAGCCtgtga